A section of the Candidatus Eisenbacteria bacterium genome encodes:
- a CDS encoding SDR family oxidoreductase — protein sequence MATATPLEGRNALVTGAARGLGRATALALARAGADVLVGWRTREAESRSLADEVRALGRRAEAVRGDVTHPADVERIFDAAGRFGGADILVNNVGDFLIRDLAGTTWEQWTAVTRNNLDSVFLCSRAALPHMRERGWGRIVNLAAAFASGARAAPRMGAYQAAKSGVLAFTRTLAMEEAGRGITVNAVSPGIMDTEGAGPGVRSNPGLHVPAGRLGDPQEVARVVVFLCDPGSGYITGADVPVAGGWML from the coding sequence ATGGCGACGGCAACGCCGCTCGAAGGTAGGAACGCGCTGGTGACGGGTGCCGCGCGCGGGCTGGGGCGGGCCACCGCCCTGGCCCTCGCGCGCGCGGGCGCCGACGTGCTGGTGGGCTGGCGCACCCGCGAGGCGGAATCGCGCTCGCTCGCCGACGAAGTCCGCGCCCTCGGCCGGCGCGCCGAGGCGGTGCGCGGCGACGTCACGCACCCCGCGGACGTGGAACGCATCTTCGACGCGGCGGGCAGGTTCGGCGGCGCCGACATCCTGGTGAACAATGTCGGCGACTTCCTGATCCGCGACCTCGCCGGGACCACCTGGGAGCAGTGGACGGCGGTCACGCGCAACAACCTGGACTCGGTGTTCCTGTGCTCCCGCGCCGCCCTGCCGCACATGCGCGAGCGCGGCTGGGGCCGGATCGTGAACCTGGCCGCCGCGTTCGCCTCCGGGGCGCGCGCCGCGCCGCGCATGGGGGCCTACCAGGCCGCCAAGTCCGGGGTGCTGGCCTTCACGCGCACCCTGGCGATGGAGGAGGCGGGCCGCGGCATCACGGTGAATGCCGTTTCTCCGGGCATCATGGACACCGAGGGCGCGGGGCCCGGCGTGCGCTCCAACCCGGGCCTGCACGTGCCGGCGGGCCGGCTGGGCGACCCGCAGGAGGTGGCGCGCGTGGTGGTGTTCCTGTGCGATCCCGGCTCGGGCTACATCACCGGTGCGGACGTGCCGGTGGCGGGCGGCTGGATGCTGTAG
- a CDS encoding Gfo/Idh/MocA family oxidoreductase — MARKTLRVGVIGIGGAAQINHLPVLKKMPDVEIVGLCDTDRDKARRVAQKFGVENVTGNLDDFLKNEEMDAVHVCTPNYLHAPMTVAALQAGKHVLCEKPMARNSAESETMVKAARDAGKILMCAYNQRFRADSQFIKRCMEKKELGTVFYAKAGWLRRPSAWGAEHWMSNKRRSGGGVLMDLGVPMLDLALWFLGNPKVVSASGVSHITDDEAGVEDLGAAFLRLEGGATLTLEVSWTVLLEKDFPYCNIFGSSGAALLNPLRLHRGMHGNLVNVTPNLDSGRNVKESYENEIAHFVECVRKGSQPIASGEEAHAVMKVMDAIYKSASTRKEVKVG; from the coding sequence ATGGCCAGGAAGACCTTGCGTGTCGGAGTGATCGGCATCGGCGGCGCGGCGCAGATCAACCACCTGCCGGTGCTGAAGAAGATGCCCGACGTGGAAATCGTGGGGCTGTGCGACACGGACCGCGACAAGGCCCGCCGCGTGGCCCAGAAGTTCGGCGTGGAGAACGTCACCGGCAACCTGGACGACTTCCTCAAGAACGAGGAGATGGACGCGGTGCACGTGTGCACCCCCAACTACCTCCACGCGCCCATGACCGTCGCCGCGCTGCAGGCCGGCAAGCACGTGCTGTGCGAGAAGCCCATGGCGCGCAACTCCGCCGAGTCCGAGACCATGGTGAAGGCCGCCCGGGATGCCGGCAAGATCCTCATGTGCGCCTACAACCAGCGATTCCGCGCCGACTCCCAGTTCATCAAGCGCTGCATGGAGAAGAAGGAGCTGGGCACGGTGTTCTACGCCAAGGCCGGCTGGCTGCGCCGTCCAAGCGCGTGGGGCGCGGAGCACTGGATGAGCAACAAGCGCCGCTCGGGCGGCGGGGTGCTGATGGACCTCGGCGTGCCGATGCTGGACCTGGCGCTGTGGTTCCTGGGCAACCCGAAGGTGGTGAGTGCCAGCGGCGTGAGCCACATCACTGACGACGAGGCCGGCGTGGAGGACCTGGGCGCGGCGTTCCTGCGCCTGGAGGGCGGCGCCACGCTCACGCTGGAGGTGAGCTGGACGGTGCTGCTGGAGAAGGACTTCCCGTACTGCAACATCTTCGGCTCCTCGGGGGCGGCGCTCCTGAACCCGCTGCGCCTGCACCGCGGCATGCATGGCAACCTGGTCAACGTCACCCCCAACCTGGACTCCGGGCGCAACGTCAAGGAGTCCTACGAGAACGAGATCGCGCACTTCGTGGAGTGCGTGCGCAAGGGCTCCCAGCCCATCGCATCGGGCGAGGAGGCGCACGCCGTGATGAAGGTGATGGACGCGATCTACA